A single Dehalococcoidia bacterium DNA region contains:
- the heR gene encoding heliorhodopsin HeR, translated as MPGVVKFKRLRIFNIVMCVLHLAQAIAVLILSEGYSVTGTTSFLTWNEAAGSPVATTKNLIDFPIGPMVAAFLLISCVAHFIMASPNYYPRYVRNLKKGINYLRWYEYSLSASLMVVLIGMLCGIFDVPTMILLFGLTAAMNLFGLEMELRNQGADKVDWTPFTLGCIVGIIPWIVMAWYFFAALSNSSDAVPTFVYFILGILFVFFFSFALNMWLQYKKVGPWKNYLFGERVYMILSLTAKSALAWQVFAGTLRGF; from the coding sequence ATGCCTGGTGTAGTTAAATTCAAGCGACTACGTATCTTTAATATCGTAATGTGTGTCCTTCATCTAGCTCAGGCTATAGCTGTGCTTATCTTAAGCGAGGGCTATTCGGTGACCGGCACCACCTCGTTTCTAACATGGAACGAGGCTGCAGGTAGTCCAGTTGCGACAACGAAGAATCTTATTGATTTCCCCATAGGCCCGATGGTGGCCGCCTTCCTGCTTATTTCATGTGTGGCGCACTTCATCATGGCTTCACCGAATTATTATCCCCGGTACGTGCGCAACCTGAAAAAGGGCATCAATTATCTCAGGTGGTATGAATATTCTCTCAGCGCTTCGTTGATGGTGGTGCTCATTGGTATGCTTTGCGGCATATTCGATGTGCCGACTATGATCCTGCTCTTCGGGCTCACCGCTGCGATGAACCTATTCGGTCTCGAGATGGAACTGCGCAACCAGGGAGCGGATAAGGTCGATTGGACCCCGTTCACATTAGGCTGCATAGTCGGCATCATACCCTGGATCGTGATGGCGTGGTATTTCTTTGCGGCGTTGTCCAACTCGTCGGATGCCGTTCCTACTTTCGTTTATTTCATTCTCGGCATCCTGTTCGTCTTCTTCTTCAGCTTCGCCTTGAACATGTGGCTCCAGTACAAGAAGGTCGGTCCGTGGAAGAACTATCTTTTCGGCGAGCGCGTTTATATGATACTGAGCCTGACGGCCAAATCGGCGCTGGCGTGGCAGGTGTTCGCGGGAACGCTGCGGGGCTTTTAA
- a CDS encoding PPC domain-containing DNA-binding protein, translated as MKSCEGKIGRVFIIRLEDGDVIPECIEKFAKKNKVTMGHVILVGGIGEGQIVVGPRRSDAMPPEPMLLPIDGAHEVAGVGVIAPDESGMPVLHMHASLGRSGQSMTGCVRPGVTTWLVGEAIIYEIIGAKAARIKDKKSGFSLLEPL; from the coding sequence ATGAAATCGTGCGAGGGTAAGATAGGCCGTGTCTTTATTATTCGTCTTGAAGATGGCGATGTAATCCCAGAATGCATCGAGAAGTTCGCCAAGAAAAATAAAGTGACGATGGGTCATGTGATACTGGTCGGCGGCATCGGCGAAGGGCAGATCGTAGTCGGCCCGCGCCGCTCGGATGCGATGCCCCCCGAGCCCATGCTCCTCCCCATCGACGGGGCGCACGAGGTCGCCGGCGTCGGCGTCATAGCGCCGGACGAAAGCGGAATGCCGGTGCTGCACATGCACGCCTCGCTGGGACGATCGGGGCAATCGATGACCGGATGTGTGCGCCCTGGCGTGACCACCTGGCTGGTAGGCGAAGCGATAATATACGAGATCATCGGCGCCAAAGCAGCTCGAATCAAGGACAAAAAGTCGGGGTTCTCGCTACTTGAACCGCTCTAA
- the wrbA gene encoding NAD(P)H:quinone oxidoreductase: MAIKIKIIFYSMFGHVYKMAEAVAQGAREVEGADVELLQVSELVPDAALEKSGANKARQAFAHIPIAKPADLTDADAVIFGTPTRFGNMCAQMRNFLDQTGGLWAKNALVGKVGSVFTSSATQHGGQETTITSFHTTLLHHGMIIVGLPYSEQRQTTMSEITGGSPYGAGTIAGGDGSRMPSENELAMARFQGRHVATIAKKLSAGT; the protein is encoded by the coding sequence ATAGCGATTAAGATCAAGATCATTTTCTACAGCATGTTCGGGCATGTCTATAAAATGGCCGAGGCGGTGGCTCAGGGCGCCCGCGAGGTGGAAGGCGCTGATGTCGAGCTGCTTCAGGTGTCCGAGCTGGTGCCTGATGCCGCGCTGGAGAAATCAGGAGCAAATAAAGCGCGACAAGCATTTGCTCATATACCCATCGCTAAGCCAGCTGATTTGACTGACGCTGATGCTGTTATCTTCGGTACCCCGACGCGGTTTGGCAATATGTGCGCCCAGATGCGCAATTTTCTGGACCAGACGGGCGGATTATGGGCTAAAAACGCCCTGGTCGGCAAGGTGGGCAGTGTTTTCACGTCGAGCGCTACACAGCATGGCGGCCAGGAAACGACCATCACCAGCTTTCATACCACGCTGCTCCACCACGGGATGATCATTGTAGGATTGCCTTATTCGGAACAACGACAGACCACGATGAGCGAGATCACTGGCGGGAGCCCCTATGGCGCCGGCACGATCGCGGGCGGCGATGGAAGCCGCATGCCGAGCGAGAATGAGCTGGCCATGGCGCGTTTTCAGGGCCGCCACGTTGCCACTATTGCTAAAAAGCTGTCTGCGGGTACGTAA